One region of Mucilaginibacter gotjawali genomic DNA includes:
- a CDS encoding rhomboid family intramembrane serine protease, producing the protein MAFGFSPKYVQILPIDPLTPQEFLVLAIEAAKILDWNIAFETETGFIAYTKFSMTSWSEEVKVTIEGDQATLKSECTGNQLMDWGKNKGNIESLVAELELLKSTVTPEDMARQFEELKPTFAANEEDNHLPPATKGKFTGILSLFWPSKGYFITPIIVDLNILIYILMVISGVDFMSPNTKDLLNWGANFRPSTLNGEWWRLLTNVFLHIGLLHLLFNMYALVYIGLLLEPYLGKLRFLAAYILTGIVASTTSLYMHDATVSAGASGAIFGMYGVFLAMLTTNFIEKSARKAMLTSILVFVAYNLMNGMKGGIDNAAHVGGLLSGFIIGYLYYPSLKAPDRMDLKLGIISAVLIVVLLACFTVGRRIPNNLGQYDEKMKNFASMESMALEVYQMPKNTPKDTLLKEIKDRGLYYWNQDIELINSIDKLDLPDALHKRDKILVNYCNLRIKSYNLIYKAINENSNSYKDSIEFYNKDIGELIDSLKGK; encoded by the coding sequence ATGGCCTTCGGATTTTCCCCTAAATACGTTCAAATACTTCCCATTGATCCATTAACACCACAGGAATTCCTGGTGCTTGCAATTGAAGCGGCAAAAATCCTCGACTGGAATATCGCTTTTGAGACCGAAACCGGGTTTATAGCCTACACTAAATTTTCAATGACGTCATGGAGCGAAGAAGTAAAAGTGACAATTGAGGGTGACCAGGCTACTTTAAAAAGCGAATGCACCGGGAATCAATTGATGGATTGGGGGAAAAATAAAGGGAATATTGAATCGCTTGTCGCCGAACTCGAGTTGTTAAAAAGTACTGTCACTCCGGAAGATATGGCCCGGCAATTTGAAGAACTTAAACCAACATTTGCTGCCAATGAAGAAGACAACCATCTCCCGCCGGCGACAAAGGGAAAGTTCACAGGCATATTGTCGCTTTTCTGGCCATCAAAAGGCTATTTTATTACGCCGATTATCGTCGACCTGAATATCCTCATCTATATCTTAATGGTAATATCCGGGGTTGATTTTATGTCCCCCAATACGAAAGATCTGCTCAATTGGGGAGCTAATTTCAGGCCTTCGACATTAAATGGCGAATGGTGGAGGTTGTTAACCAATGTTTTTCTTCATATAGGGTTGCTTCACCTTTTATTTAACATGTACGCCCTTGTTTATATAGGGTTGCTTTTGGAGCCCTATTTAGGTAAATTAAGATTTTTGGCGGCGTACATCCTTACCGGTATTGTTGCCAGCACAACAAGCTTGTACATGCACGACGCAACGGTAAGCGCAGGGGCATCAGGCGCGATATTTGGTATGTACGGCGTTTTCCTGGCCATGCTTACAACAAATTTCATCGAAAAATCAGCACGTAAAGCGATGTTGACCAGTATCCTGGTTTTTGTTGCTTATAATTTGATGAACGGAATGAAGGGCGGGATAGACAATGCCGCGCATGTTGGCGGTTTGTTAAGCGGGTTTATTATTGGTTATTTGTACTACCCCAGCCTTAAAGCACCGGATAGAATGGATCTGAAATTAGGCATCATATCAGCTGTTTTAATTGTTGTACTTCTTGCCTGCTTTACCGTGGGTAGACGAATCCCGAACAACCTGGGCCAATATGATGAAAAAATGAAAAATTTTGCCTCAATGGAAAGTATGGCGCTTGAAGTTTATCAAATGCCTAAAAATACGCCCAAAGACACACTGCTGAAGGAAATTAAGGACAGGGGCCTATATTACTGGAACCAGGATATTGAATTGATTAATAGTATCGATAAATTAGATTTGCCTGATGCACTTCATAAAAGAGATAAAATATTGGTAAACTACTGTAATCTCCGCATAAAGAGCTATAATTTAATCTATAAAGCGATTAACGAAAATTCAAATAGTTATAAAGATAGCATCGAATTTTATAATAAGGATATCGGGGAATTAATTGACAGCCTTAAAGGTAAATAA
- a CDS encoding acyl-CoA desaturase — translation MIILIFFIAHWFLSLFFQTFFQHRYASHRMFTTSKFWERVFYLMAYLCEGASFLNPRAYALMHREHHAYSDTAKDPHSPHFFPDVFQMMSYTVKTFKNYIQKGSDTEERLKGNYPEWPLIDRMGSSLLSRLLFGAAYTCFYIIFATHWWLFLLLPIHFMMGPIHGAIVNWCGHKYGYTNFDNKDKSKNTTPFDFLLLGELFQNNHHRHPNSANFGVKWFEFDPVYPVMKLMHWMRIIKLRKVY, via the coding sequence ATGATCATACTTATTTTCTTTATCGCACATTGGTTCCTCTCTTTGTTTTTTCAAACATTTTTTCAGCACCGTTACGCTTCTCACCGCATGTTTACTACCAGTAAATTTTGGGAGCGCGTATTCTATTTAATGGCCTATCTGTGCGAGGGCGCTTCATTTTTAAATCCCCGCGCCTACGCCCTTATGCACAGGGAGCACCATGCCTACAGCGACACCGCAAAGGACCCGCATTCGCCGCATTTTTTTCCTGATGTATTTCAAATGATGAGTTACACAGTTAAAACATTTAAAAACTACATCCAAAAAGGCAGTGATACCGAAGAACGCTTGAAAGGCAACTACCCGGAGTGGCCATTGATTGACCGTATGGGTTCATCCCTGTTATCCCGGTTATTGTTTGGCGCCGCTTATACCTGCTTTTACATTATTTTTGCCACCCACTGGTGGCTATTTTTGCTGCTGCCAATACATTTTATGATGGGCCCGATACACGGCGCCATTGTGAACTGGTGCGGGCATAAATACGGCTATACCAATTTTGATAACAAGGATAAATCAAAAAACACCACGCCCTTTGATTTCCTGCTGCTGGGCGAATTGTTCCAGAACAACCACCACAGACACCCCAACAGCGCCAACTTTGGTGTAAAATGGTTTGAGTTCGACCCGGTTTACCCGGTAATGAAGTTAATGCACTGGATGAGGATCATAAAGTTGAGGAAGGTATATTGA
- a CDS encoding metallophosphoesterase: MHGGGFFTIFLIIAAISLLFDWYVFAGLKTLTKKWDSTKKRYLVTFGYLIISIGSTLALFLDFKTFSTAKGMTPLHEWVLSIFLTLLFTKLFFVLIIFLGDIGRFFYSIVNYFVKPKGATAKPFFPARRKFISEVALLVAAVPFSGFVYAMLKGKYDYKLHKQTLYFDDLPEAFDGFTITQISDIHSGSFDNTAAVQRGIDLAKAQKSDLFVFTGDLVNNAEWEIGPYIGHFSQLRAPYGQFSILGNHDYGDYIHWDSEAEKAENLVKLKERHKELGYRLLLDENVEIEKNGQKLSLIGVQNWGRGFIQIGDLDKALRGVDKDAFKILLSHDPTHWEEKVRYHPTTIYLTLAGHTHGAQFGVETAGLRWSPVQYRYLDWAGLINEKNRYLYVNRGFGFLAFSGRLGIWPEVTVITLKKRMA, translated from the coding sequence ATGCACGGAGGCGGTTTTTTTACGATTTTTTTGATCATTGCGGCGATCAGCCTCCTGTTTGACTGGTATGTTTTTGCCGGGCTGAAAACATTAACCAAAAAATGGGATTCTACTAAAAAAAGATATCTGGTAACTTTTGGATATCTGATTATTTCCATTGGGTCGACCTTAGCCTTGTTTTTGGATTTTAAAACATTCAGCACAGCAAAAGGGATGACGCCCTTGCATGAATGGGTGCTCAGTATCTTCCTCACCTTATTATTCACCAAACTATTTTTTGTATTGATCATATTTTTGGGTGATATCGGCCGCTTTTTTTATAGCATTGTTAACTATTTTGTAAAACCCAAAGGCGCAACAGCCAAACCATTTTTCCCTGCGAGGCGGAAGTTCATCAGCGAGGTGGCCCTGCTGGTAGCGGCGGTACCTTTTTCGGGTTTCGTTTATGCGATGCTGAAGGGTAAATATGATTACAAGCTGCACAAACAAACCCTTTATTTTGACGACCTTCCTGAAGCGTTTGACGGTTTTACCATTACCCAGATCTCCGACATCCATTCAGGCAGTTTTGATAATACGGCAGCAGTTCAGCGCGGCATCGACCTGGCCAAAGCACAAAAAAGCGACCTGTTTGTTTTTACAGGCGACCTGGTGAACAATGCGGAATGGGAGATCGGCCCTTATATCGGCCATTTCAGCCAGCTACGCGCGCCCTATGGGCAGTTCTCCATCCTGGGCAACCATGATTATGGCGATTATATCCACTGGGACAGCGAAGCGGAAAAAGCGGAAAACCTGGTTAAATTAAAAGAACGGCACAAAGAACTTGGTTACCGCCTGCTGCTGGACGAAAATGTGGAAATAGAAAAAAACGGCCAAAAACTATCGCTCATCGGCGTGCAAAACTGGGGCCGCGGTTTTATACAGATCGGCGACCTGGACAAAGCGCTGCGTGGCGTTGATAAAGATGCCTTTAAAATCCTCCTCTCGCACGACCCTACCCATTGGGAAGAAAAAGTGCGCTATCATCCAACTACTATCTATTTAACATTGGCGGGCCATACGCATGGCGCACAGTTCGGGGTTGAAACGGCCGGCCTGCGCTGGAGTCCGGTGCAATACCGCTACCTGGATTGGGCCGGCCTCATCAACGAAAAAAACCGCTACCTGTATGTGAACAGAGGGTTTGGCTTTTTAGCCTTTTCGGGACGGTTGGGAATCTGGCCGGAAGTGACGGTAATAACGTTGAAGAAGAGGATGGCTTGA
- a CDS encoding NHL repeat-containing protein, giving the protein MRLIPLAELNLSFPLIMFNYCTILQIRRHFSDIKLVRTFLIWALFIIKSMAVFGQSPVISYAGPKSYATNTPIATLIPTNSGGAVPATVYGSISTFAGNALGLHIDGQGTAASFSSPFGIVTDIAGNAYVADAGEIRKITPAGYVSTFSVGLSNLGNQSIAIDIKGNLYITDSYNYTVDKISQAGVVTILAGNGKQGYADGQGTNASFSALGGIAVDASGNIYVGDGGSNQMIRKISPAGYVSTLARGG; this is encoded by the coding sequence ATGAGATTAATTCCATTGGCCGAACTAAACCTCTCATTTCCCCTGATCATGTTTAATTATTGCACTATTTTACAAATACGCCGGCATTTTAGCGATATTAAACTTGTACGTACTTTTTTAATTTGGGCTTTATTTATTATAAAATCCATGGCTGTTTTCGGGCAGTCGCCGGTAATATCGTACGCCGGCCCCAAAAGCTACGCGACAAATACACCTATTGCTACATTAATTCCTACAAATTCCGGCGGGGCTGTGCCGGCAACTGTTTATGGTTCGATATCCACATTTGCAGGAAACGCCTTAGGTTTACATATTGATGGCCAGGGTACAGCGGCATCGTTTTCATCTCCATTCGGCATCGTCACTGACATTGCAGGCAATGCATATGTTGCAGACGCTGGGGAAATCAGGAAGATTACCCCGGCTGGTTATGTTTCAACTTTTTCCGTCGGTTTATCAAATTTAGGCAACCAAAGTATTGCAATAGATATTAAAGGTAACTTGTATATCACAGATTCATATAATTACACAGTCGACAAAATAAGCCAGGCTGGAGTTGTAACTATTTTAGCTGGTAACGGGAAACAAGGTTATGCCGATGGCCAAGGTACAAATGCCAGCTTTTCCGCTTTGGGTGGAATAGCGGTCGACGCTTCAGGAAATATATACGTCGGCGACGGCGGCAGCAATCAAATGATAAGAAAAATTTCACCTGCAGGGTATGTTTCCACGTTGGCTCGTGGGGGGTAG
- a CDS encoding T9SS type B sorting domain-containing protein → MIREISAAETVSTVAGSLINPSFAAAEGVALDHKGYLYVTDVEAREIKRVCLMGYTIDKTLPAGLNFDNTTGIISGTPTVVTPATNYTITAYNGSGNSSTIVSIATIGLIPQTITFVPFEQRYLGDADFDPMAISTNSNIPVVLASSNNAVATIVNGKIHITGIGNTIITASQTGDGTYSAAASVAQILDVLPKADATSSVIITPKNGPIILPLDNTGNINVTIDKVATVTGKANTPIKTTFSPASFNCSSVGQQNVTVTASQPSPVEFNGPTGIVADASGDIYIADQGNYCIKRIAPNGEVTTLAGSGSPGNTDGKGTAASFGKLGSMAIDSFGDLFVTDYDQHSIRKIAPDGTVTTFASGINVGGIVLDRYNNVYVSTQVSIKKITPDGATSYFAGINASGDYDATGLDARFSFINGLAIDEKGDIYALDYGNAKIRKISPAAVVTTIYSFTQFEPFGSINVDASGNVFVAYEDQVWELPLGGNAINFVGGYFLDQGFKDGVGAAAEFNDLTGMTIDPSGNLYVSDFNNNAIRKITPGGVVTTIAGGIQGNVNGNINSGTPTTAQIPVTVQSSLAITSTYPDVVIPANSSCPITLPDYTKTASATDNCSNNIKFTQSPLAGTVLSSNTPVTVTITATDDLNAKSSVNFKVTADNNAPTPSLSISGPAVACAGTALTFTAVPANVIASTYQWQVNGTNAGDNSPSFTTSTLNNNDVVSCNILTGQSCLTPVTSNPLSITINPLITPIVNIQADNLAPCAGMPVTFTATLNNGIVNPAYQWMVNGINTGTNSATFVTTTLIKTDIVQCKVTNNSSCPTSAISNQVAGIDQVAYVTPSIKIQSSSTGAICSGTLITFTATAINGGNNSTYQWRVNGVNAGTNSPAFSSNSFADGDIVNCVLTNNGGQCITASQATSNNVEISITPPSILVPTVTITPDNYDGCNGMSLTYTATTTNAGSSPTYQWQVNGQDAGTNTATFISSTLNTGDKITCKITSSVACSVATATSNTASLTADAYTTNSVSITSTAVNNIISPDQPVTFTATTAYTTSGTITVAYQWQVNNINVGDNSPVFTTSSLINHDVVACIIITTGKCVASPVISSNPIEMIVFTPVIIVNTFTPNGDGVNDTWDIPSLAAYTGCTINIFNRYGILVYNSVGYAKSWDGTVEGKPLPSGTYYYVIDLKNGKKPLSGPVTILR, encoded by the coding sequence TTGATTAGGGAAATAAGCGCCGCAGAAACCGTTAGTACTGTTGCAGGTAGCCTGATTAACCCTTCATTTGCAGCAGCGGAAGGCGTTGCGTTGGACCATAAAGGTTATCTTTATGTGACAGACGTTGAGGCGCGGGAGATCAAAAGAGTTTGTTTGATGGGCTATACTATAGACAAAACTTTGCCTGCTGGTTTGAATTTTGACAATACAACCGGAATTATTAGCGGTACACCCACAGTTGTAACACCCGCTACAAATTACACAATTACTGCTTATAATGGAAGTGGGAACAGTTCAACAATAGTAAGTATTGCCACGATTGGCTTGATTCCGCAAACTATTACTTTCGTCCCGTTTGAGCAGAGATATCTGGGTGATGCGGATTTTGACCCGATGGCTATCAGTACTAATAGTAATATTCCTGTTGTGTTAGCAAGCAGTAACAACGCAGTCGCAACGATTGTAAACGGCAAAATTCATATTACAGGAATCGGAAATACAATTATAACGGCCTCACAAACTGGTGATGGTACCTATAGTGCAGCGGCATCAGTAGCACAGATACTTGATGTGCTACCCAAAGCAGATGCAACCAGTTCCGTTATAATTACGCCCAAAAATGGGCCGATTATCTTACCGCTGGATAATACCGGTAATATAAATGTAACCATAGATAAAGTTGCAACTGTGACAGGAAAGGCCAACACTCCGATAAAAACAACGTTTAGCCCCGCCTCTTTTAATTGCTCATCCGTGGGGCAGCAAAACGTAACAGTAACCGCCAGCCAGCCGTCACCGGTTGAGTTCAACGGCCCGACAGGTATAGTTGCTGATGCTTCCGGTGATATCTACATTGCCGATCAGGGGAATTACTGTATTAAAAGAATAGCGCCCAACGGCGAAGTAACAACTTTGGCAGGAAGCGGATCACCTGGTAACACTGATGGAAAGGGGACTGCCGCAAGTTTTGGGAAATTAGGCAGTATGGCGATTGATTCATTTGGTGACTTGTTTGTGACGGATTATGACCAGCACAGTATCAGGAAAATTGCCCCCGATGGCACTGTGACAACTTTTGCTTCAGGGATAAACGTAGGCGGCATTGTACTGGACCGTTACAATAATGTTTACGTATCTACACAAGTGTCTATAAAAAAAATAACACCGGATGGTGCCACCTCTTATTTCGCCGGCATTAACGCGAGTGGAGATTATGATGCTACCGGGTTAGACGCGAGGTTTTCATTCATCAATGGATTAGCAATTGATGAAAAAGGCGATATTTATGCATTGGATTATGGGAATGCGAAGATCAGGAAGATCTCTCCTGCCGCAGTAGTTACTACGATATATAGTTTTACGCAATTTGAACCTTTTGGTTCAATAAATGTAGATGCAAGTGGAAACGTATTTGTTGCTTATGAAGACCAGGTATGGGAACTTCCCTTAGGTGGGAATGCAATAAACTTTGTTGGTGGTTACTTTTTGGATCAGGGATTTAAAGATGGTGTAGGAGCGGCTGCTGAATTTAATGACCTCACAGGGATGACAATTGATCCTTCGGGTAATTTGTATGTTAGCGATTTCAACAACAATGCCATAAGGAAAATTACCCCGGGCGGTGTTGTAACAACAATTGCAGGTGGGATACAAGGGAATGTAAATGGTAATATAAATTCGGGTACTCCTACAACCGCCCAAATCCCCGTCACCGTGCAAAGCTCCCTTGCTATTACATCAACTTACCCTGATGTTGTCATTCCTGCTAATAGCTCATGCCCGATAACTTTGCCCGATTATACAAAAACAGCCTCCGCAACTGATAACTGCAGCAATAATATAAAATTTACCCAGTCGCCGCTGGCTGGTACCGTTTTATCATCTAACACGCCCGTAACGGTAACAATTACCGCGACAGATGACCTTAACGCTAAATCTTCGGTAAATTTTAAAGTGACCGCAGATAACAATGCCCCGACGCCGTCTTTGAGTATTAGTGGTCCTGCTGTGGCCTGTGCAGGCACTGCGTTAACATTCACGGCTGTACCTGCGAATGTTATTGCATCGACGTATCAATGGCAGGTGAACGGAACTAATGCAGGTGATAATAGCCCATCATTCACAACTTCCACCTTAAACAATAACGATGTGGTCAGCTGCAATATCTTAACAGGACAAAGCTGTTTAACCCCGGTTACGTCAAACCCACTCAGTATAACAATTAACCCCTTAATTACTCCTATAGTTAACATACAGGCCGATAATTTAGCGCCCTGCGCAGGTATGCCCGTTACTTTTACAGCAACGCTAAATAATGGCATTGTAAATCCGGCTTATCAATGGATGGTTAACGGGATAAATACTGGTACCAACAGCGCAACCTTTGTTACAACCACTTTAATAAAAACGGATATCGTACAATGCAAAGTAACAAATAACAGTTCGTGCCCTACAAGTGCTATATCAAACCAGGTAGCTGGTATCGATCAGGTTGCTTATGTAACACCTTCTATTAAAATTCAGTCATCTTCTACAGGCGCCATTTGCAGCGGTACCTTAATTACGTTTACAGCAACGGCAATCAACGGGGGCAATAACTCAACCTATCAATGGCGGGTCAATGGGGTAAATGCCGGTACAAATAGTCCTGCATTTAGTAGCAACAGCTTTGCGGATGGCGACATAGTTAATTGTGTGCTTACCAATAACGGCGGCCAATGCATTACTGCTTCACAGGCAACGTCTAATAATGTTGAGATTAGCATAACCCCACCGTCAATCCTTGTACCAACGGTTACCATTACGCCTGATAACTATGATGGATGCAATGGTATGTCGTTAACTTATACAGCAACGACTACAAACGCTGGTAGTAGCCCGACTTACCAATGGCAGGTGAACGGCCAGGATGCGGGCACCAATACCGCTACCTTTATCAGTTCGACGTTGAACACAGGTGACAAAATTACCTGTAAAATAACCAGCAGTGTTGCCTGTTCCGTTGCTACGGCCACCTCTAATACCGCGTCGTTAACGGCCGACGCGTATACCACAAATTCAGTAAGTATAACCTCAACAGCTGTTAACAATATTATATCCCCAGATCAACCGGTAACTTTTACAGCTACAACAGCTTATACCACATCCGGTACAATAACAGTTGCTTATCAATGGCAGGTTAACAACATAAATGTGGGTGACAACAGCCCGGTTTTTACCACCAGCAGTTTAATAAACCACGATGTAGTGGCCTGTATCATCATAACAACAGGCAAATGCGTCGCGTCGCCGGTGATTTCATCAAATCCTATTGAAATGATAGTATTCACCCCTGTAATTATTGTTAACACCTTTACGCCTAATGGCGATGGAGTAAACGATACCTGGGACATCCCGTCACTTGCTGCTTATACCGGCTGTACCATTAATATTTTTAACAGGTATGGCATATTGGTTTATAACTCCGTTGGCTACGCTAAATCATGGGATGGAACAGTTGAAGGGAAACCTTTACCTTCAGGCACTTATTATTATGTTATCGACCTCAAAAACGGTAAAAAGCCATTGTCGGGTCCTGTTACAATTCTTAGGTAG